A stretch of the Marivirga tractuosa DSM 4126 genome encodes the following:
- a CDS encoding DUF1987 domain-containing protein, with product MEIINLEGTEDTPKILLDKGNGIFEISGRSLPEDSAEFYQPILDWITAYGEDPNPETLFTFKLEYFNTASSKLILDVLSALEDIDGVAIDWYFHEDDEDMEEAGEEFSELVEIPFEFKTY from the coding sequence ATGGAAATCATTAACCTAGAAGGCACAGAAGATACCCCGAAAATATTATTGGATAAAGGGAACGGGATTTTTGAAATCTCAGGAAGATCTTTGCCGGAAGATTCCGCAGAATTTTATCAACCAATATTAGATTGGATTACTGCCTATGGTGAGGATCCGAATCCTGAAACATTGTTTACTTTCAAATTGGAATATTTCAATACAGCATCTTCTAAATTAATTTTAGATGTATTGTCTGCATTAGAGGATATCGATGGAGTAGCTATTGATTGGTATTTTCATGAGGATGATGAAGATATGGAAGAAGCTGGCGAGGAATTTTCTGAACTAGTAGAAATCCCATTTGAATTTAAAACCTATTGA
- a CDS encoding chemotaxis protein CheB yields the protein MARFNLDNKYKAIVIGGSAGSFQGITQILSSIPADFSLPIILCLHRLKHVRNGFVEALSIKSIKPVVEPYDKENIKRGKVYLAPANYHLSIELGNSIALSTEEMFNNSRPSIDITLETAAYNYRDKLIGILLSGANKDGALGMKRIKDRKGLTIIQDPEECMIDTMPTAAKNITEIDYTLKVQEIIQFLKELDKLYK from the coding sequence ATGGCTCGATTTAATCTTGATAATAAATATAAAGCGATAGTAATCGGAGGATCTGCAGGTAGTTTTCAGGGTATAACCCAAATTCTTTCTTCTATTCCTGCTGATTTCAGCTTGCCTATTATCCTATGTTTACATAGATTAAAGCACGTGCGCAATGGTTTTGTGGAAGCATTGTCTATAAAAAGCATTAAGCCCGTAGTGGAGCCTTATGATAAGGAAAATATTAAAAGAGGGAAGGTTTATTTAGCCCCAGCAAACTATCATCTTTCCATTGAGCTAGGTAATTCAATTGCTTTGTCTACAGAAGAGATGTTCAATAATTCCAGGCCTTCTATCGATATCACTTTAGAAACTGCGGCCTATAATTACAGAGATAAATTGATTGGTATTTTATTGTCCGGAGCAAACAAAGATGGAGCCTTGGGGATGAAGAGAATTAAAGATAGAAAAGGGCTTACTATCATCCAAGATCCAGAAGAATGCATGATAGATACCATGCCAACTGCGGCAAAAAATATAACCGAAATTGATTACACTTTAAAAGTTCAAGAGATTATCCAATTCTTAAAGGAATTGGATAAATTGTATAAATGA
- a CDS encoding saccharopine dehydrogenase family protein, whose protein sequence is MQNILLLGAGRSATSLINYLKRNAEREEWHIKIGDFDIKLAEEKAGGHPNTSFIQFDILNEIQTKDEIAKADLVISMLPARFHPKVATACVDLGKHMVTASYNSPEVNDLSDIAKSKNTLILMECGLDPGIDHMTAMEAMNNIRKKGGKLTSFKSYTGGLVSPESDNNPWHYKFTWNPRNVVLAGQGTARFIRNGRYKYIPYHKLFSRYENIEVASLGDFEGYPNRDSLAYRKVYGIEDIPTLIRGTFRKAGFCDAWDVFVQLGVTDDTYQMEGLEEMSKRDFINAFLKYDKSTSVEDKLCESLNIKKDSDVFKRLEWMGIFEDKKVPISEGSPAQVMQAIMEEKMSLDPDDKDMIVMQHQFEYELEGKKYQLDSSIVSIGDDQKETAMSKTVGWPLGIAIKNILNGKINLRGVQVPIKEEIYAPILEELQGMGVSFNETERELKD, encoded by the coding sequence ATGCAAAACATTTTATTATTGGGAGCAGGCCGATCTGCAACCTCATTAATTAATTACCTTAAAAGGAATGCCGAAAGAGAAGAATGGCATATCAAAATCGGTGATTTTGATATAAAACTTGCTGAAGAAAAAGCAGGCGGACATCCAAACACATCATTTATTCAATTTGATATTTTAAATGAAATCCAAACTAAAGATGAAATTGCCAAGGCAGATTTAGTGATTTCCATGTTGCCAGCCCGCTTTCATCCTAAAGTGGCCACCGCTTGCGTTGATTTAGGTAAACATATGGTTACGGCTTCTTACAACAGCCCGGAAGTCAATGACCTATCCGACATTGCCAAAAGCAAAAACACGCTAATCTTGATGGAATGTGGACTTGATCCTGGAATCGACCATATGACGGCCATGGAAGCCATGAACAATATCAGAAAAAAAGGTGGGAAGTTGACTTCCTTCAAATCTTATACTGGCGGTTTGGTTTCTCCTGAAAGTGACAATAACCCTTGGCATTATAAATTTACATGGAATCCGAGAAATGTAGTTTTAGCAGGGCAAGGAACTGCACGATTCATAAGAAATGGCAGATACAAATACATTCCTTATCACAAATTATTCAGCAGATATGAAAATATTGAAGTTGCAAGCTTAGGTGATTTTGAAGGCTATCCCAACAGAGATTCTTTGGCATATAGAAAAGTTTATGGAATAGAGGACATCCCTACTTTGATAAGGGGAACTTTCAGAAAAGCTGGATTTTGCGATGCTTGGGATGTTTTTGTCCAATTAGGCGTTACGGATGACACGTACCAAATGGAAGGTTTGGAAGAAATGTCGAAAAGGGACTTTATTAATGCCTTTTTAAAATATGACAAATCAACTTCTGTAGAAGATAAGTTATGCGAAAGCCTTAATATCAAAAAAGATTCTGACGTTTTCAAAAGATTGGAGTGGATGGGTATTTTTGAAGATAAAAAAGTACCCATTTCAGAAGGAAGCCCTGCTCAAGTTATGCAAGCCATAATGGAAGAAAAAATGAGTTTGGATCCTGATGATAAGGATATGATTGTGATGCAACACCAATTTGAATATGAATTGGAAGGCAAAAAATATCAATTGGATTCATCTATTGTTTCTATAGGCGATGACCAAAAAGAAACCGCCATGTCAAAAACAGTAGGCTGGCCATTAGGTATTGCCATTAAAAACATTCTAAATGGAAAAATAAATTTAAGAGGTGTTCAAGTACCGATTAAAGAAGAAATTTATGCTCCAATTTTAGAAGAATTGCAGGGAATGGGCGTAAGCTTTAATGAAACTGAAAGAGAATTAAAGGATTAG
- a CDS encoding PAS domain S-box protein: MFKNIKIGTKITAILLFVVLVSVVTVSFITYNMNQDSIEKLNFDKLMSETTQKADKIDQLFTGIKNNANHISGLLSIQSGMRKYQEEDTTLNMDSLRTAVLYEIESDLRSFVENYSIHAVLLTDLNGEVIFNSNNSIASLSKGENLKNLDENFYDVAMTSGTFSQPNQFGDDELVLYGMPLIDDYNSPAGLLVLVKTMEPIYEIVKSNPTGFKSFESILTVQQDNQAIFLSPLKQVADSLEPSAVTIKERNSIAVQKAAQGEHGYAKDVNYNGKAVLSSWTNIPSVEWGIASNVNESEVQEQLNGLVTKFIYTGLIILFLSLIISIIFSRVLLNPILSLKETLKLLGKGILPNNVPKKSDDEIGEMALILEGYVSSLKNTANFAKQIGEGDFKADFKPISEEDTLGNSLINMRNSIQEAEKRDKERNWIVTGVAEIGEILRSNDSLEQLGDEILKYVTEKIDAIQGAFYVLNDDDSDNYFLEMKSSYAYNKKKYLKAQFKFAEGLVGQSAIEQDTLLRTEIPHDYVSVTSGLLGDQRPSCILIVPLITDEKVFGVLEFAGFQKFDSSQIKFVEEISLIIARTVFNIKVNERTRKLLAESQTMSQELQEQQEVLRQNAEEMEATQEELKRTNQRLEDQIEEVNRTQKRMQLLLENASEVITIYEKDGIVRYISPSVEKILGYRQEDIIDTTELDKVHPDSRDEVHKQFLYLVDHPEESITMQHQYLNSDDEYVWVEVTGTNQLEDPAIQGIIFNTRDITERRRAEQEERMRSKMQALSENSIDLITRIDNEGKFFYVNPMIERYTGKRPDQVIQKGLHEADIEPKIVEAWAQLLEKVREQNEKVTEEVDFPSEMGDRVMQVNAIPEYDEEKVLESILVVSHDITDRKLIELEIASKNKKITESINYAKRIQGAILPNNQVIRQKLPQSFILYKAKDVVSGDFPWYIEVDDVIYIAAVDCTGHGVPGALISLIGYFLLNDIVRSQKISDPGVILDKLDAGVTSTLRQDRDDSTTKDGMDIAFCKIDKKKNQIEYSGAHRPLYYLHANGELDEIKGNKFPIGGGIYRNQTNFDNHKIKYKSGDAVFFCSDGYPDQFGGPQNRKFGPKRLRQTIVDNHSKSMDEMHIIFDEAWENWKADYKQTDDVLLIGIRF; encoded by the coding sequence ATGTTTAAAAACATAAAAATCGGGACTAAAATTACAGCGATACTATTATTTGTAGTGTTGGTAAGCGTTGTAACTGTAAGTTTTATTACCTACAATATGAACCAAGATTCAATTGAAAAGTTGAATTTTGATAAGTTGATGTCTGAAACAACTCAAAAAGCAGATAAGATAGATCAACTATTTACGGGGATTAAGAATAATGCCAATCATATATCTGGTTTGTTATCTATTCAATCAGGTATGCGGAAGTATCAGGAGGAAGATACTACCTTAAATATGGATAGTTTGAGAACGGCTGTCTTATATGAGATAGAATCTGATTTAAGATCTTTTGTTGAAAATTACTCAATTCATGCTGTTTTATTAACAGACTTAAATGGAGAGGTGATATTTAATTCTAATAATTCAATTGCCTCCTTGTCCAAGGGTGAAAATCTCAAGAATCTGGATGAGAATTTTTATGATGTGGCCATGACTTCTGGGACTTTTAGCCAACCAAATCAATTTGGTGATGATGAACTGGTTTTATATGGAATGCCTCTAATCGATGATTATAACAGCCCCGCTGGCTTATTGGTATTGGTGAAAACTATGGAGCCGATCTATGAAATCGTAAAATCCAATCCAACTGGATTTAAATCATTTGAAAGCATTTTAACAGTGCAACAAGATAATCAAGCAATATTTCTTTCACCATTAAAGCAAGTTGCAGATAGCTTAGAGCCTTCTGCAGTTACCATTAAAGAAAGAAATTCTATTGCGGTTCAAAAAGCAGCTCAGGGTGAGCACGGATATGCTAAAGATGTTAATTATAATGGCAAGGCAGTATTATCTTCCTGGACTAACATTCCATCAGTGGAGTGGGGTATTGCCTCAAATGTTAATGAAAGTGAAGTTCAAGAACAATTGAATGGTTTAGTTACTAAATTTATTTATACTGGATTAATTATTTTATTTCTTTCCCTAATTATATCCATTATTTTCTCCAGAGTTTTATTGAATCCGATTCTGTCATTGAAAGAAACGCTGAAATTACTAGGGAAAGGAATTTTGCCGAATAATGTACCCAAGAAATCTGATGATGAAATTGGTGAAATGGCGTTGATTTTGGAAGGCTACGTTTCATCATTAAAGAATACAGCCAATTTTGCAAAACAAATTGGAGAAGGTGATTTTAAGGCAGATTTTAAACCTATTTCAGAAGAAGATACATTAGGAAACTCATTGATTAATATGAGAAATTCTATTCAGGAAGCTGAAAAGAGGGATAAAGAACGAAACTGGATTGTTACCGGGGTTGCTGAAATAGGAGAGATTCTTCGTAGCAATGATAGCTTGGAGCAACTTGGGGATGAGATATTAAAATATGTAACCGAAAAAATTGATGCCATTCAAGGTGCTTTTTACGTTTTAAATGATGATGACTCGGACAATTATTTCTTAGAAATGAAATCGAGTTATGCTTACAATAAAAAGAAGTATTTAAAAGCTCAATTTAAATTTGCTGAAGGTCTAGTAGGGCAATCGGCCATTGAACAAGATACTTTATTAAGAACTGAAATACCGCATGATTATGTAAGTGTCACATCAGGACTTTTGGGTGATCAAAGACCAAGTTGTATCTTAATTGTTCCTTTGATTACAGATGAGAAAGTTTTCGGTGTTTTAGAATTTGCAGGTTTCCAAAAATTTGATTCTAGTCAAATCAAGTTTGTTGAAGAAATCAGCTTGATTATTGCTAGAACTGTTTTCAACATCAAGGTTAATGAGAGAACCCGTAAATTATTAGCGGAGTCACAAACCATGAGTCAGGAGCTTCAGGAGCAGCAGGAAGTATTGAGACAGAATGCAGAAGAAATGGAAGCCACTCAAGAAGAATTGAAGCGAACTAACCAGCGCCTAGAAGATCAAATTGAGGAAGTGAATCGTACGCAGAAACGTATGCAGTTATTACTTGAAAATGCTTCCGAGGTGATCACTATTTATGAAAAGGATGGTATTGTTCGCTATATCTCACCATCAGTAGAGAAGATTTTAGGTTACAGACAAGAAGATATAATAGATACCACAGAGCTGGATAAAGTACACCCTGATTCTAGAGATGAAGTACATAAGCAATTCTTGTATCTAGTAGATCACCCAGAGGAATCTATTACCATGCAACATCAATATTTAAATAGTGATGACGAATATGTATGGGTAGAAGTGACTGGTACTAATCAACTAGAAGATCCAGCAATTCAGGGGATTATATTTAACACAAGAGATATAACGGAAAGAAGACGTGCGGAACAAGAAGAACGCATGCGAAGTAAGATGCAAGCCTTATCTGAAAACTCTATTGATTTGATTACTCGAATTGATAATGAAGGTAAGTTCTTCTATGTGAACCCAATGATTGAGCGATATACAGGTAAACGTCCAGATCAGGTGATTCAAAAAGGATTACATGAAGCCGATATAGAACCTAAAATAGTGGAAGCATGGGCACAGTTATTGGAGAAAGTTAGAGAGCAGAACGAGAAAGTTACCGAAGAAGTGGATTTCCCTTCTGAAATGGGAGACAGGGTAATGCAGGTGAATGCTATTCCTGAATACGATGAAGAGAAGGTTTTGGAATCTATACTGGTTGTTTCTCATGACATTACTGATAGAAAATTAATTGAATTAGAGATTGCCAGTAAGAATAAGAAAATTACTGAATCAATTAATTATGCTAAGCGTATTCAAGGAGCTATCCTTCCTAATAACCAGGTTATTAGGCAAAAATTACCTCAGTCATTTATTCTTTACAAGGCTAAAGATGTGGTTAGTGGTGATTTCCCTTGGTATATTGAAGTAGATGATGTTATTTACATTGCAGCAGTGGATTGTACTGGACATGGCGTTCCAGGAGCTTTGATTTCATTAATAGGATATTTCCTATTGAACGACATAGTTAGATCTCAAAAAATTAGTGATCCGGGTGTAATATTAGATAAATTGGATGCTGGTGTAACTTCGACCTTACGTCAAGATCGGGATGATTCAACTACCAAAGACGGAATGGATATAGCATTCTGTAAAATTGATAAGAAGAAAAATCAAATTGAATACTCAGGAGCTCATCGACCTTTATACTATTTACATGCAAATGGTGAGTTAGATGAAATAAAAGGTAATAAATTCCCAATTGGAGGAGGTATTTATAGAAACCAAACTAATTTTGACAACCATAAGATCAAGTATAAATCAGGTGATGCAGTGTTTTTCTGTTCAGATGGTTATCCTGATCAATTTGGTGGGCCACAAAACAGAAAATTTGGTCCAAAGCGTTTGAGACAGACAATAGTCGATAATCATAGCAAATCCATGGACGAAATGCATATTATATTTGATGAAGCATGGGAAAACTGGAAGGCAGACTATAAGCAAACAGACGATGTTCTGTTAATAGGTATTAGATTTTAA
- a CDS encoding CheR family methyltransferase, with protein sequence MNRQDIEISDLRRITELVKEQYRYDFTNYAMSSFRRRILRIMELYKFGSADLLIKRLKDDKSFFDEFIAEITVNVTEMFRDPPFWRELRDNVIPNILLNHNTISIWHAGCSSGEEVFSMAILLKEMGILDKAKIIATDIDKVILEKAKKGHYSMKNMELNEKNYIRFEGKNNFKDYFKEENGKAVMEKSLIQNVSFREHDLVQGVVFNKFDLILCRNVMIYFNQNLQNEVLKKHHESLFKYGYLVIGSKESLIWCEIANKFIVVNNEEKIYKKIKD encoded by the coding sequence ATGAATAGACAGGATATAGAAATATCGGATTTGAGGCGCATTACTGAATTGGTAAAGGAGCAGTACAGGTATGATTTTACCAATTATGCAATGTCCTCTTTTCGTAGAAGGATACTTCGAATAATGGAGCTCTATAAATTCGGGTCTGCTGATCTATTGATCAAAAGGTTGAAAGATGATAAATCTTTTTTTGATGAATTTATAGCTGAAATTACTGTGAATGTTACAGAAATGTTCCGTGACCCTCCCTTCTGGCGAGAATTAAGGGATAATGTAATTCCTAATATCTTATTAAACCATAACACCATTAGTATTTGGCATGCTGGCTGCTCCTCCGGTGAAGAAGTATTTTCTATGGCTATATTACTTAAGGAAATGGGTATTTTGGATAAAGCCAAAATAATTGCAACTGATATAGATAAAGTCATTCTTGAGAAAGCTAAAAAAGGACACTACTCCATGAAAAACATGGAGTTGAATGAAAAGAACTATATCCGTTTCGAAGGTAAAAATAATTTCAAAGACTACTTTAAAGAAGAAAACGGAAAAGCCGTTATGGAGAAATCTTTAATACAAAATGTCTCTTTTAGAGAACACGATCTTGTGCAAGGTGTGGTCTTTAATAAATTTGATTTAATCCTGTGTAGAAATGTGATGATTTACTTTAATCAAAACCTGCAAAATGAAGTCTTAAAGAAGCATCACGAAAGTTTATTCAAATATGGTTATCTGGTTATAGGCTCCAAAGAATCTTTAATTTGGTGTGAAATTGCCAATAAATTCATAGTAGTAAATAACGAAGAGAAAATTTATAAGAAAATTAAAGACTGA
- a CDS encoding SiaB family protein kinase yields MKYIYDLHKTMLSRNLILVYEGEFTQEITKSVLAMAERNMDSMGEESSIKRKVFNVMVECLQNIVKHSDDFNPLSAKRNAAIFIIGKEDDRYVVTSGNPVDTEAADALKKRIDEINELDKDGLKAMYKDIIKSNSLSNKGGAGLGFVDMARKSGQKLEYDFEDMGEGFKFFSLTTTILRF; encoded by the coding sequence ATGAAGTATATATATGACCTACATAAAACCATGCTGTCCAGAAACCTTATTTTGGTTTATGAAGGGGAATTTACCCAAGAAATAACCAAATCGGTATTGGCAATGGCAGAACGAAACATGGATTCTATGGGTGAGGAGTCTAGCATCAAGAGGAAAGTTTTCAACGTGATGGTAGAATGCTTACAAAACATTGTGAAACATTCCGATGATTTCAATCCTTTATCTGCTAAGCGAAATGCCGCTATTTTCATAATAGGTAAGGAGGATGATCGCTATGTTGTAACCAGTGGTAACCCCGTTGATACGGAAGCTGCAGATGCTTTGAAAAAGAGAATAGATGAGATTAATGAACTTGATAAGGATGGCCTGAAAGCCATGTATAAAGATATCATTAAATCGAATAGTCTTTCTAATAAAGGAGGGGCCGGATTAGGTTTTGTAGATATGGCTCGAAAATCTGGGCAGAAGCTGGAATACGATTTTGAAGATATGGGAGAAGGATTTAAATTTTTCTCTCTTACAACAACTATATTAAGATTCTAA
- a CDS encoding GAF domain-containing protein yields the protein MKALYKNLALITSLLYTLSIIGLAYYLFIFPERIANQTHLISLMEVPELKPVLDELYIFSGISILLGFISILLHLFNRNNDDESNVVYIEKFKEKKDSKDHAGEDASDSDVDEELKEINGKIKKEPDNKLKAEKLLSYLAEQLEASQGAIYITEKKDNKNIISLFAAYAFVLPESQTVSYEFGEGLAGQVAKEQKMINISDIPEGYIKILSGLGESNPAHLILCPIMKDKKLIGVAEIASFKAFNKSHELLVEKSLALLANDLDKGQQKEKKEK from the coding sequence ATGAAAGCACTATATAAAAATTTAGCACTTATCACCTCTTTGCTGTATACCTTAAGCATCATAGGGTTAGCTTATTACCTCTTCATTTTTCCGGAACGAATTGCTAATCAAACACATCTGATAAGTTTGATGGAAGTGCCTGAATTAAAGCCCGTATTGGACGAATTGTATATTTTTAGTGGCATTTCTATTCTGTTAGGCTTTATATCAATCTTGTTGCATCTCTTTAATAGGAATAATGATGACGAGAGCAATGTGGTGTATATAGAAAAATTTAAAGAAAAGAAGGATTCAAAAGATCATGCTGGAGAAGATGCTAGTGATAGTGATGTGGATGAGGAATTGAAAGAAATAAATGGTAAGATTAAAAAAGAACCTGACAATAAATTAAAAGCAGAGAAATTACTATCCTATTTGGCAGAACAATTAGAAGCAAGCCAAGGTGCAATTTATATAACAGAGAAAAAGGATAATAAAAATATTATCTCGCTTTTTGCAGCTTATGCATTTGTATTACCAGAAAGCCAAACAGTTTCTTATGAATTTGGTGAAGGATTAGCAGGTCAGGTTGCAAAAGAGCAGAAAATGATCAATATTTCAGATATACCTGAAGGATATATTAAGATATTGTCAGGCTTAGGTGAATCAAATCCTGCGCATTTAATTTTATGTCCTATCATGAAAGATAAAAAGTTGATAGGAGTGGCAGAAATTGCTTCATTCAAAGCATTTAATAAATCTCATGAACTCTTGGTTGAGAAGTCATTGGCACTACTTGCGAATGATCTGGACAAAGGACAGCAGAAAGAGAAAAAAGAAAAATAA